A portion of the Carettochelys insculpta isolate YL-2023 chromosome 26, ASM3395843v1, whole genome shotgun sequence genome contains these proteins:
- the LOC142001869 gene encoding alpha-1,6-mannosyl-glycoprotein 4-beta-N-acetylglucosaminyltransferase-like isoform X1 gives MRCSPRRSVTTALVLLLLPLLLMYLLVPSRQHPEDPLGDEVKRWAQEVVLQQLQSDGNLRSPLELWNSSASRSSPRCCLAGSPPASKKFLTVGLSSVKRERGDYLLDTLTSVFKQSTPEELQEMVVVVHLADLDAAWNARMVADITASFAPRLLWGQLLVIHAPPEFYPLLRGLKRNYDDAEDRVYFRSKQNVDYAYLLSFAANLSSYYVMIEDDVQCSKSFFTAIRKAVASKEGSSWVMLEFSKLGYIGKLYHSSDLPQLAQFLLLFYQEMPCDWLLSHFRQLLTQKEVIRFKPSLFQHIGLYSSFQGTVNNLKDDDFEVDSLDLPDNPPAAMFTDMEVFEDYRPDKAYSTMPQYFWGKAPSAGSHFTIVFHQPTRVSRLQVHTGSEGRHTDYLCAGSVELGSQRQEDGRGCSTYVYIGAFREGQFERRGLENSLASAPECVRILVTESQSEWLIIRDISIWTSPGS, from the exons ATGAGATGCTCACCGAGGCGCTCGGTCACCACCGCCCTGGTGCTCCTGCTACTGCCGCTGCTGCTGATGTACCTGCTCGTCCCCAGCCGACAGCACCCCGAGGACCCACTGGGG GACGAGGTGAAGCGCTGGGCTCAGGaggtggtgctgcagcagcttcagTCCGACGGGAACCTGCGCAGCCCCCTGGAGCTGTGGAATTCCTCCGCCTCCCGGAGCAGCCCCCGCTGCTGCCTCGCCGGCTCCCCCCCAGCCAGCAAGA AGTTCCTCACCGTGGGGCTGTCGTCTGTCAAGCGGGAACGAGGCGACTATCTCCTGGACACACTGACATCCGTCTTCAAGCAGTCCACcccggaggagctgcaggagatggtggtggtggtgcacctGGCCGACCTGGACGCAGCATGGAATGCCAGGATGGTGGCGGACATAACCGCGAGCTTCGCTCCCCGACtcctctggggccagctgctggttaTCCACGCCCCTCCGGAGTTCTACCCTCTGCTGCGAGGCCTGAAGAGGAACTACGACGACGCCGAGGATCGAGTGTACTTCAGATCCAAGCAGAACGTGGACTACGCGTATCTCCTCAGCTTCGCTGCCAACCTCTCCTCCTACTACGTCATGATTGAGGATGATGTGCAGTGCTCCAAGTCCTTCTTCACCGCCATCAGGAAGGCCGTGGCCTCCAAGGAGGGCTCCTCCTGGGTGATGCTGGAGTTCTCCAAGCTGGGCTACATTGGCAAACTCTATCACTCCagtgacctgccccagctggcccagTTCCTCTTGCTCTTCTACCAGGAGATGCCATGTGACTGGCTGCTGAGCCACTTCCGCCAGCTGCTCACCCAGAAGGAGGTGATTCGCTTCAAGCCATCCCTCTTCCAGCACATCGGCCTCTATTCCTCCTTCCAGGGGACCGTCAACAACCTGAAAGACGACGACTTCGAGGTGGATTCCTTGGACCTACCGGATAACCCGCCGGCCGCGATGTTCACAGACATGGAGGTCTTTGAGGACTACCGGCCCGACAAGGCCTACAGCACCATGCCGCAGTACTTCTGGGGGAAAGCCCCGTCTGCCGGCAGCCACTTCACCATCGTCTTCCACCAGCCCACCCGTGTCTCGCGGCTCCAGGTCCACACGGGCTCTGAGGGGCGCCACACCGACTATCTATGCGCTGGTTCAgtggagctgggcagccagcgGCAGGAGGATGGCCGGGGCTGCTCTACCTACGTCTACATCGGAGCCTTTCGGGAGGGGCAGTTTGAACGCCGGGGCTTGGAGAACAGCTTGGCCTCTGCCCCAGAGTGCGTGCGGATCTTGGTGACAGAGAGCCAGAGCGAATGGCTTATCATACGCGACATCAGCATCTGGACCAGCCCCGGGAGCTAA
- the LOC142001869 gene encoding alpha-1,6-mannosyl-glycoprotein 4-beta-N-acetylglucosaminyltransferase-like isoform X2 codes for MATHDWSRGTGRSQDTFGTYSCNGCDGADTERREVDTGLAAGPRGLRSRSHSTSLTEQAPEFLTVGLSSVKRERGDYLLDTLTSVFKQSTPEELQEMVVVVHLADLDAAWNARMVADITASFAPRLLWGQLLVIHAPPEFYPLLRGLKRNYDDAEDRVYFRSKQNVDYAYLLSFAANLSSYYVMIEDDVQCSKSFFTAIRKAVASKEGSSWVMLEFSKLGYIGKLYHSSDLPQLAQFLLLFYQEMPCDWLLSHFRQLLTQKEVIRFKPSLFQHIGLYSSFQGTVNNLKDDDFEVDSLDLPDNPPAAMFTDMEVFEDYRPDKAYSTMPQYFWGKAPSAGSHFTIVFHQPTRVSRLQVHTGSEGRHTDYLCAGSVELGSQRQEDGRGCSTYVYIGAFREGQFERRGLENSLASAPECVRILVTESQSEWLIIRDISIWTSPGS; via the exons ATGGCGACCCATGACTGGTCTAGAGGCACTGGCCGGAGCCAAGACACTTTTGGGACCTATTCCTGCAACGGCTGCGATGGTGCCGATACAGAACGGAGGGAGGTGGAtacaggactggcagctggaccAAGGGGCTTGCGGAGTCGCAGCCACAGCACGAGTCTCACAGAGCAAGCGCCAG AGTTCCTCACCGTGGGGCTGTCGTCTGTCAAGCGGGAACGAGGCGACTATCTCCTGGACACACTGACATCCGTCTTCAAGCAGTCCACcccggaggagctgcaggagatggtggtggtggtgcacctGGCCGACCTGGACGCAGCATGGAATGCCAGGATGGTGGCGGACATAACCGCGAGCTTCGCTCCCCGACtcctctggggccagctgctggttaTCCACGCCCCTCCGGAGTTCTACCCTCTGCTGCGAGGCCTGAAGAGGAACTACGACGACGCCGAGGATCGAGTGTACTTCAGATCCAAGCAGAACGTGGACTACGCGTATCTCCTCAGCTTCGCTGCCAACCTCTCCTCCTACTACGTCATGATTGAGGATGATGTGCAGTGCTCCAAGTCCTTCTTCACCGCCATCAGGAAGGCCGTGGCCTCCAAGGAGGGCTCCTCCTGGGTGATGCTGGAGTTCTCCAAGCTGGGCTACATTGGCAAACTCTATCACTCCagtgacctgccccagctggcccagTTCCTCTTGCTCTTCTACCAGGAGATGCCATGTGACTGGCTGCTGAGCCACTTCCGCCAGCTGCTCACCCAGAAGGAGGTGATTCGCTTCAAGCCATCCCTCTTCCAGCACATCGGCCTCTATTCCTCCTTCCAGGGGACCGTCAACAACCTGAAAGACGACGACTTCGAGGTGGATTCCTTGGACCTACCGGATAACCCGCCGGCCGCGATGTTCACAGACATGGAGGTCTTTGAGGACTACCGGCCCGACAAGGCCTACAGCACCATGCCGCAGTACTTCTGGGGGAAAGCCCCGTCTGCCGGCAGCCACTTCACCATCGTCTTCCACCAGCCCACCCGTGTCTCGCGGCTCCAGGTCCACACGGGCTCTGAGGGGCGCCACACCGACTATCTATGCGCTGGTTCAgtggagctgggcagccagcgGCAGGAGGATGGCCGGGGCTGCTCTACCTACGTCTACATCGGAGCCTTTCGGGAGGGGCAGTTTGAACGCCGGGGCTTGGAGAACAGCTTGGCCTCTGCCCCAGAGTGCGTGCGGATCTTGGTGACAGAGAGCCAGAGCGAATGGCTTATCATACGCGACATCAGCATCTGGACCAGCCCCGGGAGCTAA